The following DNA comes from Rhodopirellula bahusiensis.
TCTTCAACGGATCTCCGGAATACGGATCTTGCGTCGCGATGACCGGCAAATCCAATTGCTCATACGTCAACTCCTCTCCGGTCAATTCGTGCATTCGAATCGCGTTGAGAATTCTCAAGCAACGACATCGAATACGGTCTCGTTCAAACGATGCACGACAAGCATCCACCGCCGTCATCGCAATTTGGCTCAGAGCACCCAGAGGTGGTCCACGGGTTGCCGGCAAGTCACATGTTGGCGTCTTGCCCAAGTCGATCTGTGTCTTCATCGCCGACAGATAGTCCTGAAGTCCTCCTGAGATGGATCGGATCATGCCCATGGATTCGAATGATGCGATCCCGTACGCCCGTTCGGTTTTAAGAGCATGCAAGAACGCGTCGCTCGATTCATGCTCCACCAATGCTTGTTCGATTGCCGCGTGCGTGCCGGGATCCAGCGGTTCCGCCTGCAAGATCGCGTTGAGTTGATCAATAGCGGACTGCCGGATCGCAACGTTGGTTTGATAAACAACGACTGTCGGTCCCGTCTCTTGCAATCCTGTCAAACGCATTAAATCGACGCACAGCATCGCGGACTCATCGACCTTGCCTTTGGCTGCCAAGAACCGTGAACCACAAAGCATCAACCGGCCAACCATTCGCAATCGGCTGACTTCTTTCAGCAAGACTTGCATGTATTGATCGGGCGGCATCACACCGGACGGCGTCAGCGGCGATGGCCACGCATAACGCTGGCAATGCGACGCGTCGCGCAAAGCGGGCAAGACCTGCGGGTGTTGTTGAAAAGCATCCTCTAACAACGCCACGTTTTGGGCCGACAATGGTTGGTGATGATCAGCGGCAGCATCGGAAATCAGATAGGGCTGCAGTTTCTTGTAGAGGCGTTCTGCCGGTTCGATCACCTCCAGAATTTCACTTCGCGCATCGACCTTGTCCGCCAATGGCCAAACGGAAACGGGAGTTGGATCACCGAATTCCGAAAGCGAAATCGGGTCACCGTTCGATGCAATGGCCTGCAACTGAGCCCGAACCCGATACTGCCGAAGCCCGATCGGGAACGTCACCGACAACAGACCGACGCACAGTAAACCCAGACAGCCGAGTGAAATTGTTTTTGCGTTCATGCTCCCCCAGGCCAGATCACCCGCTAGGAGGGGCGCAAAAAATTTGGCTTCCCGCTTTGTGGCCTCTTTGTAGCAAGTAGGCCAGGTTTTCACCTGGCAACCCAGCCGATGCTTCGAAAGAAGCGAGGCGTGCTGGCACTTCCAACCCGTTAGTAATGTGAGTCGTGCTCGCGCTCGCCAGGTGGAACCGTGGCCTACGACCTACGAGGCTAAATCTCAAGTGACACCGGAGGGCTCGCGCCCTACCGCTAACAATTCTGCGAACGCAGCCTGGGCCTCGACACGGATTTGATCAGCCGGTTTTCCGGTCGCGGAAGACAGACGTTTGACCTCGTCGTTTTCCAACGAGAAACGCAGCGTTCCGTCAGGCAATCGCACCGTCTTGCCCGTCGCGGATCCGTCGGGCGTTTGCACGATCTGACTTTCGCGAGCCAGCTTGGAACGATTCATCTCCGTTCGACGAATTCCAATCGTGCTGGTTTGAGTGAAGAGCAACGTTTGCAACGCACCGATTCGGCTGGCGTCGCAAAGCACCGAAACCGTCGTCGCCAAACGTCCCTTTTTCATCACGATGGGAGTCTGCCAAACATCGAGGGCTCCCGCGTTCATCAACAACTCGCTGACATTGGCCAACTGCTCCGCCGTCGCGTCGTCAATGTTGCTTTCCAGCAGTGTGACGCGATCGGTTTCGATCTGACCTTGGGAAGAACTCGCTTCGGTCAGCTCACCCAGCGTCACCCGCAACACGTTGGCCTGACCTTCCAAATCACGCGTTCCCGATCCGTAGCCCACTCGCAACGGAGTCATCGCCGGAGGCGGACCAAACGATCGAGCCAGCGTCTTGATGATTGCGGCCCCGGTGGGCGTGGTCAGTTCGGATTCGATGTCGCATGCCATCAACGGCACACCCGTCAAAATTTCCGCGGTGGCAGGCGCCGGCACAGCAACACGGCCGTGATCAATCGTGATCGCACCGGTCCCGGTCGGGATCGTGGATGACGTCGCGTGTTGAATGTCCAACGCATCGATCGCGATCGCCACGCCGACGATGTCCGCGATGGAATCGATCGCGCCAACCTCGTGGAAGTGAACTTTCCGAAGCGAACAACCATGGACCTTGGCTTCCGCTTCGCCCACGCACAGAAAGATTTTTTTCGCGAGAGCCTTGGCGGATTCGTTGATCTCGGTGGCCTCGTCGATCATCGCATCGATGTGATGCAGATGCCGGTGAGCCTTTTCCGGCGGATGATCGATGTGAATCTGCACGGCACGGAAACCGCACTTTTTCACTTCCTCGGTCCGCAGCTTCAAATCCGGCAGATTCAGCGATTGCAGCCCCTGCTGGATCTGGTCCACGGACACGCCCAAATCGATCAGGGCGCCCAAGGTCATGTCGCCGCTGATTCCCGATAAACAGTCAAAGTGCAGTGTTTTTGTCATGCGGATAATGGAGCAAAACGAATCGAATTTACCAAGCCGACCATTCATCAAAACCTCACCTGGGGCGTCCACAAATCGCGTTCCGGTGAACACCTGATTCGTGGTAACTTGTCTGCCTACCGCAACTTGCTTGTCATCTCCTCCGGAACTTTTCATGACCGACGAAAACGAAAATTTGCCAGCCGAAGCCATTGGCGAAGATGAATTGCAACGGCCGCAACCGATCGACGATCCGATCTCCGACAATCAGTCGCAGGACTTGTACCAAGTCATGCGGCACACGATCGAGCGATTGGAAAAGGACAACACGGCTCGCGGTGACGTGAAGATCCTTTCCCGAACGATCCGGGAACTGCGGTACGCGTTCAAAGTCTTTCGTCCCTATCGTCGGCGACGCAAAGTCACCATCTTTGGATCGGCCAGGACGGCACCCGATCGCCCCGATTATCAAGCCGCTGTGGACCTGGGTCGCCGAATGGCCGCTCACGGTTGGATGGTGATCACCGGTGCCGGCGGCGGCATCATGGAAGCCGGTCACAAAGGTGCCGGACGCGATGCATCGATGGGCTTGAATATCATGTTGCCGTTCGAACAAGGCGCGAACGAATACATCGAGAACGATCCCAAGCTGGTCACGCTGAAGTACTTCTTCACTCGCAAGTTGATGTTCTTGAAAGAGTGCAGCGGCATCGTCTGCTTGCCCGGAGGTTTCGGAACGCTCGACGAAGGCCTCGAAGTGCTGACGCTGTTGCAAACTGGCAAGCAAACCATGATGCCGTTGATCTTCCTCGATCATCCCGGCGGCAGTTACTGGAAGGACCTCGGCAAATTCATTGACAAGCAACTGATGTGCAACGGCATGATCAGTCCCGAGGACGTGGCCCTCTACAAGATCACCAACTCAGTCGATGAAGCCGTCGAAGAACTGCTGACGTTCTACGACGTGTATCACTCCCAACGCTACGTCGGTCATCAGTTGGTGTTGCGGATGAAGCAAAAGCTTTCTGAGGAAGCGTTGGAATCCATCCGGACCAACTTCGCTGACATTCTGAAAGATGGCACGTTCGAACAAACCGGTCCATTGCCAGAAGAAGCCGGCGAGCCCGAGCTGGCCGACTTCCCAAGGTTGGTGTTCCACTTCAACCGTCGAGGCCTCGGTCGATTGCGGATGTTGATCAACCAAATCAACGGACATCCTCTGACCACCACACCCGATCCCGAGTGCTGAGCAGATACGTGATCGTTTGTGTTGGCCTTCTCGTACGATGGGCTCCCAACCCGTCGATCACAACCCGAAGCGTCGCGGCTTGTCGATTGAGCCGTCAACGACGTTTGAACGCATGTAGGATGGGCACTCTTTCCCGTCGGAGTGGTGGATGTCGGCCAAGAGTGGCCAACCTACAGCAAAACCGACAAACCGGTCAGCGAGGGACCACATCGCCCCTCGCCCCCATGCGTTTCGAAGAAGCATCTTCGCGATCGCATTTGTTGGCATCCTCGCCTGCGAAGCCTTAAGCTAAAAGCTTGATTCCCATCCCCATCGCAGCCGACGAGGATCTCTGATGTCGACAACCCTTCCAGAAATCGCACCCCCAAAAGTCCGTCACACCCAGTTGTTCATCGACGGCCAGTGGCGGGATTCAGCCAGCGGAAAAACCTTCGCCACGATCAACCCCGCGACCGAAGAAGAGATCGTTCAAGTCGCCGAAGGTGACAAGGAAGACATCGACGCTGCGGTGAAAGCAGCTCGCAAAGCGTTTGAGTCGGGTCCCTGGCGGACGATGGACGCTCGCGATCGCGGACGGCTGATGATGAAGTTGGCCGATGCAATCGAGAACGAGATCGATGAGCTGGCTCAACTTGAAACACTCGACAACGGCAAACCCCTTCGCGAATCACGGCACGCGGATTTGCCCCTGGTGATCGATGCCCTGCGTTACTACGCCGGCTACGCGGACAAGATCCAAGGCGAAACGGTTCCCATCCGCGGCAACTACCTCTGCTACAC
Coding sequences within:
- the larC gene encoding nickel pincer cofactor biosynthesis protein LarC, which gives rise to MTKTLHFDCLSGISGDMTLGALIDLGVSVDQIQQGLQSLNLPDLKLRTEEVKKCGFRAVQIHIDHPPEKAHRHLHHIDAMIDEATEINESAKALAKKIFLCVGEAEAKVHGCSLRKVHFHEVGAIDSIADIVGVAIAIDALDIQHATSSTIPTGTGAITIDHGRVAVPAPATAEILTGVPLMACDIESELTTPTGAAIIKTLARSFGPPPAMTPLRVGYGSGTRDLEGQANVLRVTLGELTEASSSQGQIETDRVTLLESNIDDATAEQLANVSELLMNAGALDVWQTPIVMKKGRLATTVSVLCDASRIGALQTLLFTQTSTIGIRRTEMNRSKLARESQIVQTPDGSATGKTVRLPDGTLRFSLENDEVKRLSSATGKPADQIRVEAQAAFAELLAVGREPSGVT
- a CDS encoding LOG family protein, with the translated sequence MTDENENLPAEAIGEDELQRPQPIDDPISDNQSQDLYQVMRHTIERLEKDNTARGDVKILSRTIRELRYAFKVFRPYRRRRKVTIFGSARTAPDRPDYQAAVDLGRRMAAHGWMVITGAGGGIMEAGHKGAGRDASMGLNIMLPFEQGANEYIENDPKLVTLKYFFTRKLMFLKECSGIVCLPGGFGTLDEGLEVLTLLQTGKQTMMPLIFLDHPGGSYWKDLGKFIDKQLMCNGMISPEDVALYKITNSVDEAVEELLTFYDVYHSQRYVGHQLVLRMKQKLSEEALESIRTNFADILKDGTFEQTGPLPEEAGEPELADFPRLVFHFNRRGLGRLRMLINQINGHPLTTTPDPEC